One genomic window of Osmia bicornis bicornis chromosome 5, iOsmBic2.1, whole genome shotgun sequence includes the following:
- the LOC114882017 gene encoding vicilin-like seed storage protein At2g18540: MESEWRKDVLKELRKIGESVEEIRKELMREAARREQGRKSTEKIDKRGNSKGTEEDDSKEGKIERKDKNEDKGFTLRGEYSEKCVEEVKEEEGEESLQKKRKNESQAKEKEKERTENGTEKRRRECVEEGDEVRLGRSLEKQTLGEEEENEKEAEGKNREDWRESWETKIEMEKKERRKRSLVWKGVGGKDAEERSRRVNIMSQIELGKKVMIKKQTELTGEGGRKLILMELEEEEDRNVLLGKKNDIWEKWRAVIEEDLSSEERKQKWRIKEKAREERFKGKRVEYNNRRIWIEGTEWRWAEKEGKWKSV; the protein is encoded by the coding sequence ATGGAAAGCGAATGGAGAAAAGACGTGTTGAAGGAGCTAAGAAAGATAGGAGAGAGCGtagaagaaataagaaaagaacTGATGCGAGAAGCGGCAAGAAGAGAACAGGGAAGGAAAAGCACAGAGAAAATAGACAAAAGGGGCAACAGCAAAGGAACAGAGGAAGACGACTCAAAAGAGGGGAAAATAGAGAGGAAAGACAAGAATGAAGACAAGGGTTTCACACTGAGAGGAGAATATAGTGAGAAGTGTGTAGAGGAAGTGAAAGAGGAGGAAGGAGAGGAGTCGCtgcagaaaaaaagaaaaaacgagtCGCAGgcaaaggagaaagaaaaggaaaggacGGAGAATGGAacggaaaaaagaagaagagaatgTGTGGAGGAGGGCGACGAGGTAAGGCTGGGGAGAAGCCTAGAAAAACAAACGTTGGGCGAAGAGGAGGAGAACGAAAAAGAAGCAGAAGGGAAGAACAGAGAGGACTGGAGGGAAAGTTGGGAAACAAAAATAGAGatggagaagaaagaaagaagaaaaagaagcctGGTGTGGAAAGGAGTGGGAGGAAAAGACGCAGAGGAAAGAAGCAGGAGGGTTAACATAATGTCACAAATAGAATTGGGGAAAAAAGTGATGATAAAGAAGCAAACAGAGTTGACAGGGGAGGGCGGGAGAAAACTAATCCTGATGGAActagaagaggaggaggatagAAACGTACTGCTAGGAAAAAAGAATGACATCTGGGAAAAATGGAGAGCGGTAATAGAAGAGGACCTATCCAGTGAGGAAAGAAAACAGAAATGgcgaataaaagaaaaagccAGAGAAGAACGATTCAAAGGAAAGAGAGTAGAATATAACAACAGAAGGATCTGGATTGAAGGAACAGAATGGAGATGGGCAGAAAAAGAAGGGAAGTGGAAGAGTGTGTAG
- the LOC123987770 gene encoding protein MNN4-like, with product MAYGAEIWGWKERKEMEGVQERILKRTLGVDWCTPGYMIREETQRSKVSLKAGRLAWGFERRMLEGRGGELARKCLEEIIFREQRERPKSKWEEERKKFFEERGIEQTKLEEKRRRREMGFEEIEEADIRMQEKERWDKILEARYNKWYKEIKEKGMPKYLEKGWKEERWKRVARFRMGNEINGAKYWESEEKRKCRICEWEQESWEHVWEGCGTSKERKEGWQEIVKVLQGEDGEGERWMKEMEKEKETGERQRRSEREGAAIPTE from the coding sequence ATGGCATACGGGGCAGAAATTTGGGGATggaaggagagaaaagaaatggaaGGGGTACAGGAGAGAATCTTAAAACGGACGTTGGGGGTGGACTGGTGCACACCGGGATACATGATAAGAGAAGAAACGCAAAGATCGAAGGTGAGCCTAAAAGCGGGAAGATTAGCATGGGGATTTGAAAGGAGGATGTTGGAGGGGAGAGGAGGGGAATTAGCAAGGAAATGCTTGGAGGAGATCATATTCAGAGAACAAAGAGAGAGACCTAAAAGCAAATGGGAAGAGGAGAGGAAAAAATTCTTCGAAGAAAGAGGGATAGAACAAACAAAGCTggaagagaaaaggagaaggagGGAAATGGGATTCGAAGAGATAGAAGAGGCAGATATACGGatgcaagaaaaagaaagatggGATAAAATACTGGAAGCAAGATACAACAAATGGTACAAAGAGATCAAAGAAAAGGGAATGCCTAAGTATTTAGAAAAAGGatggaaagaagaaaggtgGAAAAGAGTAGCAAGATTCAGGATGGGAAATGAGATTAACGGGGCTAAATACTGGGAAAgtgaagagaaaaggaaatgtAGAATCTGCGAATGGGAACAAGAGTCGTGGGAGCACGTATGGGAAGGGTGCGGAACAAgcaaagagagaaaagaaggatGGCAAGAAATAGTCAAGGTGCTGCAAGGAGAAGACGGAGAAGGGGAACGCTGGATGAAAGAAAtggagaaggagaaagaaaccGGAGAAAGACAGAGACGGTCGGAACGAGAGGGAGCAGCAATACCGACAGAGTAA